In Natronomonas halophila, one DNA window encodes the following:
- a CDS encoding amidohydrolase, which produces MSTRRDRLVELRRELHRHPEPAWKEFWTTARIVEELESIGVDDLYVGRDALADQRLSVPDDEELGPWMDRAREAGADPELVEKMDGGWTGAVAVIEQGEGPTVGLRVDIDGLPREESTEESHDPAREGFRSETGAMHACGHDAHATIGLGVIEAIKDSDFAGTLKVFFQPAEEVIGGGKPMAESGHLDDVDYLYAIHVGLDFPTGEVVAGVGGILAVTQFYTTFTGAPGHAGARPEEGRNAVQAMATAVQNLYGIPRHSDGASRVNAGRVGGGTATNIIPEEAFVHGEVRGETTEIRDYTFDRAEKVFEGAALSHDCECDIKIEGEAPSAESDEELVDIVHGISESHPDVRQPTRRGELGGSEDATFLMQYVQDNGGLATYVGIGTDHPGGHHTETFDVDEDSLEIGVDVLSEAIEATSRESPSSNGDS; this is translated from the coding sequence ATGAGCACGCGACGTGACCGACTGGTCGAACTGCGTCGGGAGTTACATCGCCATCCCGAACCCGCCTGGAAGGAGTTCTGGACGACCGCACGCATCGTCGAGGAACTGGAATCCATCGGCGTCGACGACCTCTACGTCGGTCGGGACGCGCTGGCCGACCAGCGGCTCTCGGTGCCCGACGACGAGGAACTCGGCCCGTGGATGGACCGCGCTCGCGAGGCGGGCGCCGACCCCGAACTGGTCGAGAAGATGGACGGCGGCTGGACCGGCGCCGTCGCCGTCATCGAACAGGGCGAGGGCCCGACGGTCGGCCTCCGGGTCGATATCGACGGCCTCCCGCGGGAGGAATCAACCGAGGAATCCCACGACCCCGCCCGCGAGGGCTTCCGCTCGGAGACGGGCGCGATGCACGCCTGCGGCCACGACGCCCACGCGACCATCGGTCTCGGCGTCATCGAGGCAATCAAGGACAGCGACTTTGCGGGGACGCTGAAAGTCTTCTTCCAGCCGGCCGAGGAGGTCATCGGCGGCGGCAAGCCGATGGCCGAATCCGGCCACCTCGACGACGTGGACTACCTCTATGCGATTCACGTCGGCCTCGACTTCCCGACCGGCGAAGTCGTCGCCGGCGTCGGCGGCATCCTCGCGGTAACGCAGTTCTACACCACCTTCACCGGCGCGCCGGGCCATGCGGGCGCACGCCCGGAGGAGGGTCGCAACGCCGTGCAGGCGATGGCAACCGCCGTCCAGAACCTCTACGGTATCCCGCGACACAGCGACGGCGCCTCCCGCGTCAACGCCGGCCGGGTCGGCGGCGGCACGGCAACGAACATCATCCCCGAGGAGGCGTTCGTCCACGGCGAAGTCCGCGGCGAGACGACCGAAATCCGCGATTACACCTTCGACCGCGCGGAGAAGGTCTTCGAGGGCGCGGCGCTGTCCCACGACTGTGAATGCGACATCAAAATCGAAGGCGAGGCCCCCTCCGCGGAAAGCGACGAGGAACTGGTCGATATCGTCCACGGCATCTCCGAGTCCCATCCGGACGTCCGCCAACCGACCCGCCGCGGCGAGTTGGGCGGCAGCGAGGACGCCACTTTCCTCATGCAGTACGTTCAGGACAACGGCGGTCTCGCGACCTACGTCGGCATCGGGACGGACCACCCCGGTGGCCATCACACCGAGACCTTCGAC
- a CDS encoding uS10/mL48 family ribosomal protein yields MPFVTTLTLQSGDRNVLERIVGSIKERAERKGVELRGPHAESPHDASIPQSKRLSASGPRFRSWNYTIYTRTMEIVGHDEFARNVAGQEFPAGIHLDVDVERVSAPGSR; encoded by the coding sequence ATGCCCTTCGTCACAACCCTGACGCTCCAGAGCGGGGACCGCAACGTTCTGGAACGCATCGTCGGGTCGATAAAGGAGCGCGCCGAACGGAAGGGCGTCGAACTGCGAGGTCCGCACGCCGAATCGCCGCACGACGCGTCGATACCACAGTCCAAGCGGCTCTCGGCCAGCGGCCCCCGATTCCGGTCGTGGAACTACACGATCTACACGCGAACGATGGAAATCGTCGGCCACGACGAGTTCGCCCGCAACGTCGCCGGACAGGAGTTCCCGGCCGGCATCCACCTCGACGTCGACGTCGAGCGCGTCTCCGCGCCCGGCAGTCGCTAG
- a CDS encoding bis(5'-nucleosyl)-tetraphosphatase: protein MQEATSAGAILFRDTRGRREYLLLKSRPGDWEFPKGGVEGEEELQQTAIREVKEEAGIEDFRLLDGFREDYDYVFEANGTTIHKTVHLFIAKSYEASAELSEEHRDMQWRDYEQAINTITQDGPREILEDAHEFLDEKLESDDEDEDDEE from the coding sequence ATGCAAGAGGCCACGAGCGCGGGAGCCATCCTCTTTCGCGATACGCGTGGCCGGCGTGAGTACCTGCTGCTCAAGTCCCGTCCCGGTGATTGGGAGTTTCCCAAAGGCGGCGTCGAGGGCGAGGAGGAACTACAGCAGACCGCCATCCGCGAAGTGAAAGAGGAGGCCGGAATCGAGGATTTCCGGCTGTTAGACGGCTTCCGAGAGGACTACGACTACGTGTTCGAAGCGAACGGTACGACCATCCACAAGACCGTCCACCTGTTCATCGCCAAATCCTACGAGGCGTCGGCGGAGCTCTCCGAGGAGCACCGCGACATGCAGTGGCGCGACTACGAGCAGGCCATCAACACCATCACGCAGGACGGCCCCCGTGAGATTCTGGAGGACGCCCACGAGTTCCTCGACGAGAAACTCGAGAGCGATGACGAAGACGAGGACGACGAGGAGTAA
- a CDS encoding CPBP family intramembrane glutamic endopeptidase, which yields MSRIDRTAFVALFSAGLLGVLALLPYLFALVPPTEGVSLTVIAAAAVVQLGAIVAVSCLVGLYLGPKVGLGAPLLRARLNGHPVADELRGTVRVAVPLGVAAAVVIVVLDVAFGAAGVSIPAGSVEQPELWKRALASLYGGITEELLVRFGLMTLLVWLSTFVVGEDGPADGAVWAAIVVTALAFGAGHLGTLASITDPTPLLVVRTVLLNAVGGIVFGWLYWRRGIEAAMAAHLTADLTLHVVAAELLAVAVGG from the coding sequence ATGAGTCGCATCGACCGGACGGCGTTCGTCGCCCTCTTTTCGGCCGGCCTCCTCGGCGTCCTCGCGCTGCTGCCCTACCTCTTTGCCCTCGTCCCGCCGACCGAGGGCGTGTCGTTGACAGTCATCGCCGCCGCGGCGGTCGTCCAGTTGGGCGCAATCGTCGCCGTTTCCTGCCTCGTCGGCCTCTATCTCGGTCCGAAAGTCGGCCTCGGCGCACCGCTGCTCCGGGCACGACTGAACGGACACCCGGTCGCCGACGAACTCCGCGGGACGGTCCGAGTTGCCGTGCCGCTCGGCGTCGCGGCGGCCGTCGTCATCGTCGTCCTCGATGTCGCCTTCGGGGCTGCCGGCGTCTCGATACCCGCCGGTTCCGTCGAGCAGCCCGAACTCTGGAAGCGCGCGCTCGCGTCACTGTACGGGGGAATCACGGAGGAACTGCTCGTTCGGTTCGGCCTCATGACGCTGCTTGTGTGGCTATCGACGTTCGTCGTCGGCGAGGACGGCCCCGCGGACGGCGCCGTCTGGGCCGCCATCGTCGTCACCGCCCTCGCGTTCGGCGCCGGCCATCTCGGCACGCTCGCGTCGATTACCGACCCGACGCCGCTGCTCGTGGTTCGCACTGTCCTTTTGAACGCCGTCGGGGGCATCGTCTTCGGGTGGCTCTACTGGCGTCGGGGCATCGAGGCCGCGATGGCCGCCCACCTCACGGCGGACCTGACGCTGCACGTCGTCGCGGCGGAACTGCTGGCGGTCGCCGTCGGTGGCTGA
- a CDS encoding proteasome assembly chaperone family protein, translating to MAHVQVHAEAIDLDSPVLVEGLPGAGLVGKIAADHLVEEFDMDYYGAVRCEGLPEVAIYEGEQSDIRPPVRLYADGDNDLLVLQSDVPVSPTQASGFATCITDWLDENDVLPLYLSGLPEEKKDIPDMYGVATGDGHEYIEDQGIVPPRQGGIVTGPTGALLYHAGQTGLDSVGLIVQTEAQFPDPEAARVLLEHGIGPIADIDVETDALLERADEIQEAREELAQRLHEAGEESTQAQSIRGFQ from the coding sequence ATGGCACACGTTCAGGTTCACGCCGAGGCTATCGACCTCGATTCGCCCGTGCTGGTCGAAGGACTGCCGGGTGCCGGCCTCGTCGGGAAGATTGCAGCCGACCACCTCGTCGAGGAGTTCGACATGGACTACTACGGCGCGGTCCGGTGTGAGGGGCTTCCCGAAGTCGCCATCTACGAGGGCGAACAGTCCGATATCCGCCCGCCAGTTCGGCTCTATGCGGACGGCGACAACGACCTGCTAGTCCTCCAGAGCGACGTGCCAGTCTCCCCGACGCAGGCCAGCGGGTTCGCGACCTGTATCACCGACTGGCTCGACGAAAACGACGTTCTCCCCCTGTATCTCAGCGGCCTCCCGGAGGAGAAAAAGGACATCCCCGATATGTACGGCGTCGCCACCGGCGACGGCCACGAATACATCGAAGACCAGGGTATCGTCCCGCCTCGACAGGGCGGCATCGTCACCGGTCCGACGGGGGCGCTGCTCTATCATGCCGGCCAGACCGGCCTCGACTCCGTCGGCCTCATCGTCCAGACGGAGGCCCAGTTCCCGGACCCCGAGGCCGCACGGGTCCTCCTCGAACACGGTATCGGGCCGATTGCGGATATCGACGTGGAGACGGACGCACTGCTGGAACGCGCCGACGAGATTCAGGAGGCCCGCGAGGAGTTGGCTCAGCGACTCCACGAAGCCGGCGAGGAGAGCACGCAGGCCCAATCGATTCGGGGCTTCCAGTAA
- a CDS encoding RsmB/NOP family class I SAM-dependent RNA methyltransferase, producing MDPLERYDSLVDDPEAFHEACARSLPSVVRVNDIKATPDRVRRAFDEAGVDYERVDWHDGLFRLADDVSPGNTWPYVHGWVHGQEEVSAIPPLALSPEAGDRVLDCCAAPGSKTTQLASLMDDHGTLVGNDNNLGRLSALRSNAERCGVTNVVVTRQDARNFSLKPFGGEPFDGVLVDVPCSCEGTIRKNPDALKNWSLGHIESIAEVQRAILDRSIEITREGGTVVYSTCTFAPEENEAVLQDALDTGDVRLVDYDLGLEHAPGITEWEGEEFDETMTRAKRVYPHHNDTGGFFCAKLEVTA from the coding sequence ATGGACCCGCTCGAGAGATACGACTCGCTCGTGGACGACCCCGAGGCGTTCCACGAGGCCTGCGCCCGGTCGCTGCCCTCGGTCGTCCGGGTCAACGACATCAAGGCGACCCCGGACCGCGTCCGCCGTGCCTTCGACGAAGCGGGCGTCGACTACGAGCGCGTCGACTGGCACGACGGCCTCTTCCGGTTGGCCGACGACGTCTCCCCCGGCAACACCTGGCCCTACGTCCACGGCTGGGTGCACGGCCAAGAGGAGGTCTCGGCTATCCCACCGCTGGCGCTGTCCCCCGAGGCCGGCGACCGCGTGCTCGACTGCTGTGCCGCGCCGGGCAGCAAGACGACACAACTGGCCTCGTTGATGGACGACCACGGAACGCTGGTCGGCAACGACAACAACCTCGGCCGGCTGTCGGCCCTTCGCTCCAATGCCGAGCGCTGCGGCGTGACGAACGTCGTCGTCACCCGACAGGACGCCCGGAACTTCTCGCTGAAACCCTTCGGTGGCGAACCGTTCGACGGCGTCCTCGTCGACGTGCCCTGCTCGTGTGAGGGGACGATTCGGAAGAACCCCGACGCCCTCAAGAACTGGTCGCTGGGCCACATCGAGAGCATCGCGGAGGTTCAGCGGGCAATCCTCGACCGCTCTATCGAGATTACGCGCGAGGGCGGCACCGTCGTCTACTCGACGTGTACCTTCGCCCCCGAAGAAAACGAGGCCGTCCTGCAGGACGCCCTCGATACCGGCGACGTCCGACTCGTCGACTACGACCTCGGCCTCGAACACGCGCCCGGCATCACCGAGTGGGAAGGCGAGGAATTCGACGAGACGATGACCCGCGCCAAGCGCGTCTACCCGCACCACAACGACACGGGCGGGTTCTTCTGTGCGAAACTGGAGGTGACCGCATGA
- a CDS encoding DUF7122 family protein has product MSNDGQVFNRLPATEAERETEGRATREAVIDWWVDRFGLDPETFAGHTFWEKGAGKIWAFADDIDSPAEVEGLGMTFLRTRQEHWKPTTDAVQRFGREATKNIIVLDDDEAKAFLQGEDLDPDWAGDWGYLIAAHEIAGEVEPIGVGLYVHDEFRSQMPKGRQRDV; this is encoded by the coding sequence ATGAGCAACGACGGCCAGGTGTTCAATCGACTCCCCGCGACGGAGGCCGAACGCGAAACCGAGGGCCGCGCCACCCGTGAGGCAGTCATCGACTGGTGGGTCGACCGGTTCGGCCTCGACCCCGAGACTTTCGCCGGCCACACCTTCTGGGAGAAGGGCGCCGGGAAAATCTGGGCCTTCGCCGACGACATCGACTCGCCGGCCGAGGTGGAGGGTCTCGGCATGACCTTCCTCCGGACTCGGCAGGAACACTGGAAGCCGACGACCGACGCCGTCCAGCGGTTCGGTCGCGAGGCAACGAAGAACATTATCGTTCTCGACGACGACGAAGCCAAGGCCTTCCTGCAGGGCGAGGACCTCGACCCCGACTGGGCGGGCGACTGGGGGTATCTCATCGCCGCCCACGAAATCGCGGGCGAGGTCGAACCCATCGGCGTCGGCCTCTACGTCCACGACGAGTTCCGCTCCCAGATGCCGAAGGGCCGCCAGCGCGACGTCTGA
- a CDS encoding metallophosphoesterase produces the protein MTRYLAADLHFDHGEVLEYTDRPFASVGEMNDRLLANWNRVVGPDDEVVYLGDLVVPSEPTTVRRWLRRLNGDITFVVGDHDEGVRRTRAVTARRQYRFEADGSGFLCIHDPADAPSERSDWLIHGHHHDMRPEEFPFVDPETRRSNVSVELTGYEPVPVAELVDYVRRRKRLRTRP, from the coding sequence GTGACCCGCTATCTCGCCGCCGACCTGCATTTCGACCACGGCGAGGTACTGGAGTACACCGACCGCCCCTTCGCGTCGGTCGGCGAGATGAACGACCGCCTGCTGGCAAACTGGAATCGGGTCGTCGGCCCCGACGACGAGGTGGTCTATCTCGGCGACCTCGTGGTACCGTCCGAACCGACGACGGTCCGGCGGTGGCTCCGCCGCCTGAACGGTGATATCACGTTCGTCGTTGGCGACCACGACGAGGGCGTCCGCCGGACCCGCGCGGTTACCGCACGCCGGCAGTACCGCTTCGAGGCCGACGGCTCCGGGTTTCTCTGTATCCACGACCCCGCCGATGCGCCGTCAGAGCGAAGCGACTGGCTGATTCACGGCCACCACCACGACATGCGACCCGAGGAGTTCCCCTTCGTCGACCCCGAAACCCGCCGAAGTAACGTCTCCGTCGAACTGACGGGCTACGAACCCGTGCCGGTCGCGGAACTGGTCGATTACGTACGACGACGGAAGCGACTGCGGACCCGCCCGTAG
- a CDS encoding DUF790 family protein, with product MLTKDLLRVSRAGGGYHPQFTGPDDEALAARVLGVYQGHVDKRREELEAALTDLEREADDFKLVRGFAKLLEREATFETRAPVDPIRARTAAFEAAEAAGGVVTEEAREAALNRAADRLDAEAGDIDASLFADRDIEQVLVDCDTRYDPESLREQYDLSLAQTALFDATEVHVRSSDPKALVSAVKRLRLMYEIERTDEGREVIVTGPDALFRRSRRYGTRFARLLRTVAKANEWHLEATIDDRGTERLLRLDTGDVTVPGTDPVAEPTFDSGVESDFYARFESLDLDWGIVREPEPLAAGEHVVIPDFAFDWKHSEFRVFFEIMGFWTPEYVDKKLSRFADLEDVAFIVAYDESLGVGEDIEAAGHRAIPYKRTVRLKDIRDALRHYEEDLRAESADSLPDELSPETDVTTIAGLAEEYGVPESAIEDAAFPDHELVGRTLVRPAVLEDIAEDIEAGLDLSEVEALLDQRGIDETSAVLSRLGYRVEWEGLGGGTVREK from the coding sequence GTGCTGACGAAGGACCTCCTCCGCGTCTCGCGGGCCGGCGGCGGCTACCACCCGCAGTTCACCGGCCCCGACGACGAGGCGCTCGCTGCCCGCGTTCTCGGCGTCTATCAGGGCCACGTCGACAAGCGCCGCGAGGAGCTGGAGGCAGCCCTGACGGACCTCGAACGGGAGGCCGACGATTTCAAACTGGTCCGGGGATTCGCCAAACTCCTCGAACGGGAGGCGACCTTCGAGACGCGCGCGCCGGTCGACCCGATTCGCGCACGGACGGCCGCCTTCGAGGCCGCCGAAGCCGCCGGTGGCGTCGTCACCGAGGAGGCCCGCGAAGCCGCTCTGAACCGTGCGGCGGACCGACTCGACGCCGAGGCCGGCGATATCGATGCCTCGCTCTTTGCCGACCGCGATATCGAGCAGGTACTGGTCGATTGCGATACTCGATACGACCCTGAAAGCCTCCGCGAGCAGTACGACCTCTCGCTCGCCCAGACCGCCCTCTTCGATGCCACGGAGGTCCATGTTCGCTCGTCGGACCCGAAAGCGCTCGTCTCGGCGGTCAAACGGCTTCGGTTGATGTACGAAATCGAGCGGACGGACGAGGGCCGTGAGGTCATCGTCACCGGCCCCGACGCGCTCTTTCGGCGCTCCCGCCGCTACGGCACGCGCTTTGCCCGCCTTCTACGGACGGTCGCGAAAGCCAACGAATGGCACCTCGAAGCGACCATCGACGACCGCGGCACCGAACGCCTGCTACGGCTCGACACGGGCGACGTGACGGTTCCGGGAACCGACCCCGTTGCCGAACCGACCTTCGACAGCGGCGTCGAATCGGACTTCTACGCTCGCTTCGAGTCGCTGGACCTCGATTGGGGCATCGTCCGCGAACCCGAACCGCTGGCGGCCGGCGAACACGTCGTCATCCCCGACTTCGCCTTCGACTGGAAGCACTCGGAGTTCCGCGTGTTCTTCGAGATTATGGGGTTCTGGACGCCCGAGTACGTCGACAAGAAACTCTCCCGGTTTGCGGACCTCGAGGACGTGGCCTTCATCGTCGCCTACGACGAGAGCCTCGGCGTCGGCGAGGACATCGAGGCCGCGGGCCACCGGGCGATTCCCTACAAGCGGACCGTCCGCCTCAAGGACATTCGGGACGCCCTGCGACACTACGAGGAGGACCTCCGGGCCGAAAGCGCCGATTCGCTGCCGGACGAACTGTCACCCGAGACTGACGTGACCACCATCGCCGGACTCGCCGAGGAGTACGGCGTCCCCGAGTCGGCAATCGAAGACGCCGCGTTCCCGGACCACGAGTTGGTCGGCCGAACGCTGGTCCGACCCGCTGTGCTTGAGGACATCGCTGAGGATATCGAGGCGGGGTTGGACCTCTCGGAAGTCGAAGCGTTGCTGGACCAGCGCGGTATCGACGAGACGAGCGCCGTGCTGTCGCGACTCGGTTATCGCGTCGAATGGGAAGGCCTCGGTGGCGGCACGGTTCGCGAAAAATAG
- a CDS encoding endonuclease III domain-containing protein, with amino-acid sequence MNDEPAENISGGASGGGAFADFDPETADTRAERVVDRLGDRYWQKTYGGRDGFECLVRTILSQNTSDKASQPAHDALMEKYDTGNPGDLAEALTDAPQDELAETISSAGLYNQKSETLIRLAGGIVEEYGGADGFDEFVKDGDPDEVRDALLDMKGVGPKTADCVLLFSGGRGGVFPVDTHVHRIARRMGLAPADADHEEVREHLEAAVPAEKCGFGHTAMIQFGREFCSARKPACLDDPDACPMADLCEQVGVYPETGELVDPAEAPEAAED; translated from the coding sequence ATGAACGACGAACCCGCCGAGAACATCTCCGGGGGCGCGTCTGGCGGCGGTGCCTTCGCCGATTTCGACCCCGAAACCGCCGATACGCGCGCCGAGCGCGTCGTCGACCGCCTCGGCGACCGCTACTGGCAGAAGACGTACGGCGGCCGGGATGGCTTCGAGTGTCTGGTCCGGACGATTCTGAGCCAGAACACCTCGGATAAGGCGAGCCAGCCGGCCCACGACGCGCTGATGGAAAAATACGACACCGGCAATCCGGGTGACCTCGCGGAAGCCCTCACCGACGCTCCGCAGGACGAACTCGCCGAAACCATCTCCTCGGCGGGCCTGTACAATCAAAAGTCCGAGACGCTCATCCGTCTCGCCGGCGGTATCGTCGAGGAATACGGCGGCGCGGACGGCTTCGACGAGTTCGTCAAGGACGGTGACCCCGACGAGGTTCGAGACGCCCTCCTCGATATGAAGGGTGTCGGGCCGAAAACCGCCGATTGCGTCCTGTTGTTCTCGGGTGGCCGCGGCGGCGTCTTTCCCGTGGATACCCACGTCCACCGCATCGCCCGCCGGATGGGACTGGCGCCTGCGGATGCCGACCACGAGGAAGTCCGCGAACACCTCGAAGCCGCGGTCCCCGCCGAGAAATGCGGGTTCGGCCACACGGCGATGATTCAGTTCGGTCGGGAGTTCTGTTCGGCGCGCAAACCCGCGTGTCTCGACGACCCCGACGCCTGTCCGATGGCCGACCTCTGTGAACAGGTCGGCGTCTACCCCGAAACCGGCGAACTCGTCGACCCGGCGGAGGCGCCCGAAGCGGCCGAGGACTGA
- a CDS encoding DUF371 domain-containing protein, whose product MERRVRASGHENVSAEHASTFELTSDDWLTPAGDCILAVEADTVPADLDAEFVEACQSHKATITATLRADGHEETIEGRGHPDLSFENDRSMVGRTSDYVDDRTIMVGADKAAADIDRNLVAALAEGADLECVLRVDA is encoded by the coding sequence ATGGAACGACGCGTACGCGCGAGCGGCCACGAGAACGTCTCGGCCGAACACGCGAGCACCTTCGAACTCACCAGCGACGACTGGCTCACGCCCGCGGGCGACTGTATCCTCGCCGTCGAGGCCGATACCGTCCCTGCCGACCTCGATGCGGAGTTCGTCGAGGCCTGCCAGTCCCACAAAGCGACGATTACGGCCACGCTCCGGGCCGACGGCCACGAGGAGACCATCGAGGGCCGCGGCCATCCCGACCTCTCCTTCGAGAACGACCGGAGCATGGTCGGCCGCACCAGCGACTACGTCGACGACCGCACGATTATGGTCGGCGCGGACAAGGCCGCCGCGGACATCGACCGCAATCTCGTGGCCGCACTCGCCGAGGGCGCCGACCTCGAATGCGTCCTGCGAGTCGACGCGTAG
- a CDS encoding coiled-coil protein, with protein MAESINESDNVELTDDDLENKSKGQLIKLAGQLRDRRNELNQMASERASKRDELNAKTREKVDEAQEHREKRDELNEQVQEHKESRNELNAKANELFDKVDDLKEDLELDEGKSVDQLKEEIEELEFKQQTEVLSTEDERELIEKIEEKREKLQDRKDKLNQTDDLDELKEEAQEVRAEASQHHQKVTELADKAQEHHNEMIEAYREADDIRDEADEWHEKFVDAQEAADRHHEDFVRVQKRLRELDKEEEEEREDERAEEREAAKEEAEEIYQKFKEGETLDTEDLMKLQKAGKL; from the coding sequence ATGGCAGAGTCAATTAACGAATCCGATAACGTAGAACTCACAGACGACGACCTCGAAAACAAATCCAAAGGGCAGCTCATCAAGCTCGCCGGTCAACTGCGCGACCGACGAAACGAGCTGAACCAGATGGCCTCCGAGCGGGCCTCCAAACGCGACGAACTCAACGCGAAGACGCGTGAGAAGGTCGACGAGGCCCAGGAACACCGCGAGAAGCGGGACGAACTGAACGAGCAGGTTCAGGAACACAAGGAAAGCCGAAACGAGCTGAACGCGAAGGCCAACGAGCTTTTCGACAAGGTCGACGACCTCAAAGAGGACCTCGAACTCGACGAGGGCAAGAGTGTCGACCAGCTCAAAGAGGAGATCGAGGAGTTGGAGTTCAAACAGCAGACCGAGGTTCTCTCGACCGAGGACGAGCGCGAACTCATCGAGAAAATCGAGGAGAAACGCGAGAAGCTTCAGGACCGCAAGGACAAGCTCAACCAGACGGACGACCTCGACGAGCTGAAAGAGGAAGCCCAGGAAGTCCGCGCCGAAGCCTCCCAGCACCACCAGAAGGTGACCGAGCTTGCGGACAAGGCCCAAGAGCACCACAACGAGATGATCGAGGCTTACCGCGAGGCCGACGACATCCGTGACGAGGCCGACGAATGGCACGAGAAGTTCGTCGACGCTCAGGAAGCCGCCGACCGGCACCACGAGGACTTCGTCCGCGTCCAGAAGCGCCTCCGCGAACTCGACAAGGAAGAAGAGGAAGAGCGCGAGGACGAGCGTGCCGAGGAACGCGAGGCCGCCAAGGAAGAGGCCGAGGAAATCTACCAGAAGTTCAAGGAAGGCGAAACCCTCGACACCGAGGACCTCATGAAGCTGCAGAAGGCCGGCAAACTCTAA
- a CDS encoding transcription factor S translates to MEFCDECGSMMHSEDGLWVCSSCDFEKAQGDSDADRMTTTEGQDHDSGPVDMSEVDDAEIGPTTNARCPECGHDRARYEMKQIRAADESETRFFTCVECDHKWREDDH, encoded by the coding sequence ATGGAATTCTGCGACGAGTGCGGTTCGATGATGCACAGCGAGGACGGGCTGTGGGTCTGCAGTTCTTGTGATTTCGAGAAAGCACAGGGCGACAGCGACGCCGACCGCATGACCACGACCGAAGGCCAGGACCACGACAGCGGCCCCGTCGACATGTCCGAAGTCGACGACGCCGAAATCGGCCCGACGACCAACGCCCGCTGTCCCGAATGCGGCCACGACCGCGCCCGCTACGAGATGAAACAGATTCGCGCCGCCGACGAATCCGAAACCCGCTTTTTCACCTGCGTCGAGTGCGACCACAAGTGGCGCGAGGACGATCACTAG
- a CDS encoding DUF5789 family protein, which yields MSRTVKLSRIEAVLNSLSYPVDREVAADELADVTVELADGEANLGDLISETTSDSYDSAAEFRDELYEYLPTEAIGEPGQSEGEG from the coding sequence ATGTCACGTACTGTCAAACTCAGCCGCATCGAGGCCGTCCTCAATTCGCTTTCCTACCCCGTCGACCGCGAGGTTGCCGCCGACGAACTCGCCGACGTCACCGTCGAGTTGGCCGACGGCGAGGCCAACCTCGGCGACCTCATCAGCGAGACCACCAGCGACAGCTACGACTCCGCTGCCGAGTTCCGGGACGAACTCTACGAGTATCTCCCGACGGAAGCCATCGGCGAACCCGGCCAGTCCGAAGGCGAGGGCTGA